In Cryptomeria japonica chromosome 5, Sugi_1.0, whole genome shotgun sequence, the genomic window TACAATCTtaaatttcatttttcatgttttgagaAATATCTGAATTGATATGCACctatgttgatgttgatttaaaTAAGATTTGAAGAGGTCCATTATTATTTCTCTATCATGTAAGTATAAATTATAGTTCCACGATGCATGATTGAATTCagagtagatttatatttatatttataaatgtaaAGATGAATGGcttaatggaaatgaagtgttgATGCTGATTATTGTAGGCTTGTTGTCTTCTAGGAAAATTAAAGAGGAGGAATGTTTAAGATTGTTTGTGAATGAAGGGTTAATAtttcatttgatgattttaggttATAGTCTTTGTTCATACAactattttaatgtttaaattattACCAagattgaaaatatataaaaaatagatttatttttaattttacgttaaatattaaaaaattaataattaactaAAGAATAAATACTGGTTGACAAGGGAAAATAGATTAATTGTTATCTCTTTTTCAAGGAGTTGAGATAATTAGATTATTAACTAAGTGgtaatatttttttagtttattaGAAATGTCTCAATGTGGATGGTGTTAGAAGATTATGTCAAAAGCATTGTTAGATGATtgcatattttatatatctctAAGATCTACAAATAGTAAGCCATATTCTATAGTGAGAAAATGTAAACTTCACTCAAAATACTAGTTACACTTAGTGTTGCTACACATACCCAATTTATGGAGTCAAGTGATGATGACAATGATTTGTATACAGTGGTTCCCCAATATTGGCTAATTGATAATGCTAGTGTATAGCTTGTAAGAAAATGTTAACTTAATTAATGTAGCCCTTGGTACTATAAACAATACAATATTATTTGGAGTATACATTATTTTAAAAGATAATTATAAATTCATCCAAATTCCCATGATTAATACTTATTATGAAACTATTAGATATCCCTAAAACTAGTCATTTAAATTtgtaaaaaaatacttttaaaattgcttctttcttctttttttttttttattggtaattggccgaagcctgaatagcttttgactagagctatgaaccagtggggatacagtaggggggcccatccccattacatatctttgaattattattattatgtttgattagattgacacCAAGACCTTCTCATCCTATAGAAGGCCAAGAGTCATAGCTTAGAGttccattagattgaccccaagaccttccccatcttatggaagaccaagagtcacaacttagaatttcacttcagatgtccctattgggagttgaacttgggtctccacagtgagaacccagtgttttagccagttaagctcaaccccttggacaaattGCTTCTTTCCTATCAActcatgaaaaataaataaattatcacaCCAACACTTAAAAACCTTTATAAAAAGAATAAATAGATATCAATAATTTATAATCCTTTTTagaaaaagataaataaaataactGGAAGAAATATAAATCTTTTAACAAACAAGAACATAAGTGTGTATACCTTCAACTATCTAATACCGAGTTCTATTACTAATATATCACATGAAACTTAATTAGAACATAGACCAAAATACATGAAATTTACTCAATCCTAAGCGAATAGTTATCAATAAGAAGTACAATCCAAGGCATTTCAAACTTTACCAGGTTGAAAGTTACATGATTCTTGACGAACCTCAAATATACAAGGTCAACATTCTATTCCAAAGCGTCAgccttcaaatgtttttattcagcTAAAACACACTGAAATCCATAGCTAAAAGCATAGAATAGGTGGGAATATGCATGTAAATGACGAGGAAACTAAATTATAGAATACTTTGAGCAGTGATAAGAAGGTTACTGAGCAGGGCATTTGAAACCTGCAGGAACAGTCTCTCCACAGGCTATAATAAGCTCGAGTGCCACTGGAAGAAGGATATTAAGGTTGAGAAGCTTGGCCCTAATGGTTGTGCATAAACACAGTGCTGCCTCTAATCCCAAAACTCCTTCAATAACTGGGCAGCATTGGTTTACTACAGGATCTCCAATACCCACATGCACGAGGCCACTGAGCACATCAACACAGGCTCCCAGCTTCAAAGCGTCCAGTGGGCATTTCGCTGCAgaagtaggaggaggaggaggagtccACGCCATTATTAGTGACATGGTGGTCGCCACCTGAATCAAAACAATTAACAGTAGTGCTCCAGTCTTTTTCATTCTCACAATATTGATTTCTCACCACAACTAATGAAAACAATACTAGGGAAAACAAGTTGCTGCAATTGAATGCTTTGAAGAATACGAGACTTCTTAGTCTGTATTTATAGCCATGAAAGACACCTTGGTTGGGTGTGGGCAAATTACTTGACGTGTAGGAATGGTGTTGTAGAAGGCACCCGTGAACTATATCAACTTTTTGTTGAAAGCTATGTACGTTTTTCTGGTTTTGGTTGGGCGATGTTCTAAGCAAATGATGTAATTTTTTCTTTCATTGACTAAAGAATAGAGATCTCATCTAGATTTCTCTATGCTTTGTGCAGAAGATGGCCACCAGAATTGATTTTTGGCACATCAGAATAGCAAGGAAAAAGCGTGTGGGGCCATGAgataagttggaaatgaaaatgagTTTATTTACTCAACATAAGGAAGACGCTTACAAACAAATAAAACCAAATTGTAGATTGTGTTGAGATCATGAgaataattcaaatttattttattgattCCGTGTGATCAACGGTATGAGCtgttaattgaaattttgaaatttaggcaattcttttatattttataactATGCATCTGCAACTTGGCCTTTGGATTCCTTCTTCTCATTTGATTCCTTTCCGACCATGTTTAACTGGTATGGAGCCATAGTGATGCCAAATGTATGCCAACAGAAGAAGAATATACAGCCATCTATAGATTATGCAACTCTTTGGTTCGGATATAGTGTTACCTGTATCCGTTGAAAAAAAATCCGTTCCGTTCTTCCACTTGACAGTATTCTTTTGTTGAAACAGATATCACAGCCAActaattattttgaaattacatctTCAGCTGTTTTTTAAAGCAACTTTTCGACAACGTCTCTAAAGTTGGTACGCAAAATGTCGATTCAGACTTATGGTCAACCGGGAAAATTCAATCACTTCAAGATAATTATTTATCTTTCAAGAAAAGCCAGAATTCGTATGATGTTACCTAATTGCAGAAGTACTTTCTTACAAATTTTAACATCTCAAAGTCTATTTCAAAAGTTAAAAGATTGAAATGAAGATAAGGAAAATTTTGAGACATTTTTTTCTCAATAAGTTGCAGAAAATCATGGACCATCCAAGCGAAATGttttatttttttcctattttaAACTTTTATAGAAAAGTTGAGAGATTATTTTTGAAGTAACTTAAGAAATTCAATGTATCTAATTAAAGGCTAAATATTTATTCAAGAACACTTCTTATTTTACTTTCTGAAAgacaatttaataaatattaatttccctCTATGTTAGGTAAGAGCCAAAAAGGTGGAAAAGATGGATCATACAAGTGGTGAAATCACTAGCAACTAAGAAAGATCAAACATACTAAAAGAAGACcagcaaaaatcaacaaaatatagGAAATCAGAAAAAGACCACACAAATCGAAAAAACTAGCTTCTACTTAGCTAGAAGAATAAGACCCTTCACAACCTATCATTCCTTATTGAGAATTTCTAGATTGATCAGGAAATTAATCTTTAATTTGGATAGCTAATGTTTTCataaatatttttatctattttaattcaatttattgttcttTAACAAAATTTGTCTTTAATTAAGATTGGCTAAAACCACATATAAAGTTGATTAACCTACAGTATATCATAAATGATGGGCCCTATAATTATTCCTATTTATTGTTCTCATTTCATGGTTGAAAGATATTTATATCCTATATTTATGACTTCGTATTAGTATTTGAGTAAAAGAAATGTATTAGATATATGGTGTTCtcataaatatttatcttttaagtTAATTAGTTTTGAGATACTCTAGAATATTATTTTGTTGGTGACGATCATTGAGTAGAAATATTCTAGACACTATCTTCTACATGGATCAAGTAAGAATGGTAACCCACAACCAAagttgtagaagtgtttgtaaccAAAACTATGAGTACTTGTACCCTAAGCCACAAGTAAATCCAATGATCTCAATTGTCGTAACTAATTAGAAATGGTAACTTCATCTATATAGGTTAGGGAAGAACTCTAGAAAAGTAGAAAAGAGGATTTAATAACTAGCATACATGAGAGAAATACTTCAATAGGGATCAAGAAAGGATTGAATGAGTTATGAATCTAATCTTCATGCCTCTAACAAGCTTGTTCCTTCTATATAGTGATCGAAGTATTGTATTAAGAGTTTTCTTCTTGCCTCCTCATAACCAAATCGAGATGCAATTATCGATACCCATGATAGTTCCTTCCATTAGGATATTCActtcttccatcatttctactaCTACACAAAATGGTTATGCCATCCACTTTAGTTCTAGGGTTTCATTTGTGCATCATATTAGTCAATATAAATATGTCTCACCTTATCTGCTCTATATATTTTATTTctgatttttaatataaatatatacgtTCATGCTTTTCtttataaagaaaaaatatatctcAGCTTCCTCTAGTTTTCCTTTTATTTTCCAAAATGTTCACCATCCCATTAAGTAATACTCTAATTACTATAATTTTATACTAACTACCATCAATTCTAGTGTACATGAACATTCCAACCTCTCAAAAACCAATTCACTTTTCAATTCTATCACTAACCAACTATATCaaaatgcctcatcaatacaatacaatttatccaacataagattaaactcAATCTCAACCAATTATTTCATCATATTGTACCCATAGTCCATTTTCATATGCGATTCTAATACTCCTATCCCACAAAACATTGAGATCACATCCTGAGAAATACAACACAAAAGTAGAACCTAACAATCATGTGTCTACTTTTACCATGTTCTATAGTAATTTCACTCTTGAGTATTCCCTTCTTGTAAAACACTTCCATAGGTCATTATAAGATATTTCCTTgaattcatttcattcattatCAAAATTTAATCCACTTTTTCTCACAAGTTGTTAATTAATTGTTACAACATTTTTAAAACAATATTGGACCTCAAGTAACATTAACTTATTTGGTGCTTTgttaacatgaagtgaaagaaaaagtgactaatttaatAGGTAGATATAAAACTCTTTATTTACAAATTTCATACCCTCCTTCAGATGTTCATGTATAAAGGATTTTTATTAGAAACCTACTACCATTAATTATGGATAGATATTCTTCAGGAAATTTTCTTCATTTACATAGTTATCGACAACCTTTTATGATTAACAACTTTTAGCTCGTTAATATGAGGGTTCTTCTTCAATGAGCAATCCAAAGAAGCTCCTTCATGTTATTAATAATTTAAGAAAcaagataaaataattattaaagtaAATGCTTTTTCTTCTAATAATTTTCAAGTATAAGTTACAAGTGGGGTTCTTCCCATAGCATATTGCTTAAGTGGTGGTGTTTTTGTGGCCACCAAGGTTCATACACTCATTGAGCCATTTTGATCATAAGCTTGTGTCTATGTTGATCTaatacactctcctcaactttgaTAAATGGGTATGCATTCCCTTATTTGTGACCTCATCAGTTCATAGCTCTAGGTTAAAATCATTTCAAATGGGGCCAAAGGGCATATCATGCTAGTATCACTAGTCACATTAAAAAATTAACCAAAcactatttaaaaaatatatatgtttcaAGCGAAACACCTTCTACTATAGTGAACTTTTTATTAAGACCAAAGAAACAACAATTTGTAATCTTTTTAAATCTTTGATTAATTTATGATTTAATTATCAAACAAAAAATTAATTAGACTTCCTTGTACTAATCTCATAGAAACTTTGAAACACTTAACTCTTCTAATTAATCCAAAGGCCTTTTGTTAATATCATCATACTCACGGACATGATACAAATCAATCTATTCATCAAAGACATAATGTCCAATACTTCATTGAGACCAATGTTAAATAAAATAGTATAGTGcaaatgataaagagaataaatCCATAGCACCTCCTAATAAAAACATACAAATATTCTCTAACCTATTACCTTCCCATTCAACAAATTTAATAGAATTAGATTCCAATTCCATAACTCTTGATTCCTAAGACAATCAAATTAAAATCTATTAAATGTGATAGAAACTACAAAGAAATATCTAAACCTAATATTGAACCTAGTATTATCTTCACCTAAATTTATGAGTCAATGCATGCACTAAATGGAGAATTATACATTATCAATGGAAATATTGACAAACCCACACATGGGTTGCTCATTGATCTACTATTCATGGTTTTTATGATGACAAGAGGAGTTCCTTTACACATATGCATTGTATCAAGGCACTCATTGAAAATACAAAGTCTTTATTAAGGTGCATGAAGGTTTTGTTTGTCCCATAATTGGTTCCATGAACCATGGTTAGGCATCCTGCCCATTCAAAGAGATTCTATTGTTTATGATATGGTTCAACCTACATGATcttataaagaaaaaatatatataaaatttgcaACACTACTTGTACCTCATACTTCAGGGAGTAATTGTGTTCCCCTAGATTCTTTGAAATCTAGAGGAAAGTAATTTGTTATGAGTGGATCTTTACTTACTCCTCTCTCTccatctttaaattttttttttttcctcctaTTAATATAGAAAAGGGACAAAATGGATTGATGTTTAATGATATCCTAACTCTTTCTATAGAAGCTATCAATCATAGCTAACAAAATCATAATACAAGAAAATATAGGAGATGATGTCTTTCTATGCCTTGTGAACTTATTGTGAGATGTAAATCATCCCTATGTGAAATGTAAATCATGTGAAAtgtagataaaaataaataaataaataaattcatatttGAATTCAACAAGATGACATTACATTGATTTTCAAATGGCTTTATAAAGCCTTATTTTTTAGAAAACAACTAACCTATAGGAATAACCTTCCAAAAACTAAAATACTAACTAGTCTATTTTATTTATCTACTAATTTCTAAAACTATAATAATTATTGTAATACTCCAATATTGCCCCTGTAATTACATTAATCTAAACAATACTGGAACATTGCAAGGGTTAAACACAACCCTTCTAGAGACTTTGATGAAGTCCCTTCATTGATCCTCCTCAGCCACCCTCGAAAAAACAAACTACTACATCAATGTATCTCCTAATTGTAGAacctacaattatttatacaacatgagagAATAATTTTTTCCCAATCCTGATGAACAATGATATACATTTCCACTTGAATTCCACATCTCCTCTTATTGTATTTAATGGCTCTAGTGTTGCACATGAGACACCTTTCTAAAAAACCTCGATATCCACTCCAAGTGTGTTTAATGCCCACTTTAGTCCTTTAGAATTATGCCCTCCTTTGTTGATTCCATGTGATGATACTATCCCCTAGTTGTATCCTAGTACCTTATACTATGGGTTTTTTAAAGGCCTCTGTTGAAACCTTGTGTTAAGTCATGCATTGTCCATTTGTATCTTTGTGTCTCCTTGAATTTTGGTTGTTAGCCATGTTTGCTTGTTTTGTGTGGGGCTTTGTGTCTATCTCCAGAGCGCGGTgtggtggacctaagggttccagaTGGTCAGGAGTTTGTTTCCTATGGTCATTGGGGACCATTGGACATGTTTGTGCATTGGATGGATCCTATGTCTCCTTTCTAGTTTTGTCTTAGTGATTGATGCAGATGATTTAGTGATGTATTAGGAGATGCTATGTATTTAATAATCATTGTTATTGTATCATTATAATTATCATTCTAATTTGGACACTCCCTTAGGGAGATTGATGTAATTTGATGTAATATAATGTAATGCATAGTAAATGAAAGAATAGAATTCTAGATTAGTGTTTAGTAGTGCGATGTTGGTATCAACCACCTTTTTATGATGTAAGGTATTGTAATATCTTATGTGAAGGTTATCATCAGAACACTTTGTTTGGTATTAAAAATGAACCTAGCAATAGATATTTATGTTGATATTTTATGTAATGTTAAGTTATTGCATTATTGTTCTAGGTGCTTAGATGTTGTTAAGGTGCTGCTCAGGTAGCGATGTTAACCCGCAAGAGGAATTAGTTAGGAGAATTTATATCTTCCGCATGTTCAAATGttatatttaatttcatgttatgttcataatgttatataatttatttatttttaaaatgatttcTATGTATAATTGGTTAATTAGATGTTATCCTCCGGGGTTCCTTAGCATGgaattacatttatttattaatCATTTGACCATTTAAATGAACTATCACAACCATGCAATCTACCACCAATATTTATTGGTCATAACAATCTATCATAAATACAGTTCAAAGTTTTGATGGTAATGCAATCATGCATGTTAGTGTGTCTATCATTTAAATAGTTTTCTTTTTGAAAACAGTTATTTTTTTAGATTTCGAAATTcagataaaaaataatatttttttaaacataTTCTACagggatttttttaaaatttaattatgccAGTTTCTGTCCCtttcaataaaataataaataagatATATAAAAATAGACTCTTTTAACAAAGAAGAAACAATTACAGTATATATAAATCTTCAACAATCGAATAGCAAGTTCTATTTTAGTAATACATATTTCCGGGAAGCCTTAAACCATACAAACTAAGCaatatattaagcctagagaatgtcagtcaattatgagtgtttaacactttaagtctagaagtgtattcttaatgtgaccacatacattaagcaacatattaaacctcgaaaatgtcagtcaattctgaatgtttaacacttttaaacctagaaATGTAAGCTTAGTATGTATAATTTAAGTCGTTCCTATATTTTCACATGAAACTTaactaaaacaaagacaaaaagacatTAAAAAATTTTATTAGACAAGCCTAGGCGAATAGTTATTATGTCGCCACTTCATTCAATAATAACAAGTACCATCTAAGGCATTTCAACGTTTACTATGTTTGCAGTTACATGATTCTTGACAAACCTCAAATACACGAGGTCGACATTCTGTTGCAAAGCGTCACCCTTCAAACTTTTTGATTCAGCTAACACACACTGAAATCCATAGCTAATAAATATAGAATAGGTAGGAATACTTTTAGCAGTGATAAGAAGGTTACTGAGAAGGGCATTTGAAGCCTTTAGGAACAGTCTTTCCACAGCCTATAATAAGCTCGAGTGCCACTGGAAGAAGGATATTAAGGTTCAGAAGCTTGGCCCTGATGGTTGTGCATAAACACAGTGCTGCCTCTAATCCCAAAACTCCCTGAATCACAGGGCAGCACTGGTTTACTACAGGATCTCCAATTCCCACGTGCACAAGGCCACTAAGCACATCAACACAGGCTCCCAGCTTCAAAGCGTCAAGTGGGCATTTGCCAGAAGAAGTATTATTAAGAGTCGACGCCATTATTAGTGGCATGGTGGTTGCCATCTGAATCATAACAATAAAGAGTACTGCTCCAGCCTTTTTCATTGTCACAATTTTGATTTCTCACCACAACGAATGAAATGAATACTAGGGAAAAGAAGTTGCTGCAATTCTATGCTTGAAGACGATGAGACTTGTTAATGGGTATTTATAGCCGTGAAAACACCATAATTGGGTGTGGGCTGATTACTTGACGTGCAGGAATGGTGCTGTAGAAGCTACCCGTGAACCCTGTCAACTTCTTGTTAAAACCTATGCACGTTTTTCCGGTTTTGGTGAGGTGATGTACTAAAGCAAATGATGTAATTTGTTCTTTCATTGACTGAAGAATAGGAAACCCATCTAGTTTTCTCTATGCTTTATGGAGAAGATAGTTACCAGAATTTTTTTTTGGCACATCAGAATAGCAAAGAAAAAGCGTGTGGGGCTATGAGATGATTTGGAAATGAAAATGAGTTGATTTACTAATTGGATTTATTCCAACATAAGGAAGACGCTTACAAACGAATAAAGCCGAATTGTGGATTGTGTTTAGATCATGAGTGATTGAAATTTATTTTCTTGATGCCTTGTTATCAATGGTATGAGGtgttaatttgaaatttgaaattctgGCAAGTCCTTTATATTTTAAAACTATGCATCTGAAACTTGGTCATTGGATTCCTTCTGCTCATTTGATTCGCTGCCGAGCATGGTTAAGTGGAGTGCAAGCCATAGTGATGCAAAATGTATGCCaacagaaaaaagaaaaaagtataTAGCCACCTATTGATTATGCAATTCTTTGGTTCCGATATAGTATTACCTGTGTTTGTTAAAACTAAACAAAACTATACATTATTCTTTTGTTGAGTCGGACATCACAACCGACTAATTATTTTTAAATGACATCTTCAGCTGTTTTTAAGCAACTTTTGTACGTCCTTATAGTCGGTACGCAAAATACCGATTCAGATTCATGTTCAACCATGAAAAGTCCAGCACTTCAAGTTACTGATTTAtctttcaagaaaaggaag contains:
- the LOC131039663 gene encoding 36.4 kDa proline-rich protein-like; the encoded protein is MKKTGALLLIVLIQVATTMSLIMAWTPPPPPTSAAKCPLDALKLGACVDVLSGLVHVGIGDPVVNQCCPVIEGVLGLEAALCLCTTIRAKLLNLNILLPVALELIIACGETVPAGFKCPAQ
- the LOC131039667 gene encoding 36.4 kDa proline-rich protein; its protein translation is MKKAGAVLFIVMIQMATTMPLIMASTLNNTSSGKCPLDALKLGACVDVLSGLVHVGIGDPVVNQCCPVIQGVLGLEAALCLCTTIRAKLLNLNILLPVALELIIGCGKTVPKGFKCPSQ